The Mesorhizobium opportunistum WSM2075 DNA window GTCGCTCTTGCGGCCGCGCTTCTTTGGCGCGGGCCAAATCCGATGCGACGGACGCCTTACATGCGATAGGCGATGGTGTCGTTCCAGAAGCGGTCGAGCCGCTGCAGGGCACGGTTCATCTGCTTGAACTCGTCGGTGTTGATGCCGCCGACCTGCTCGATCGAGCCGACATGGCGCTCATAAAGACCGGCGACCACATCGGCCACTTCGTTGCCCTTCGGCGTCAGCGAGACGCGGACCGAGCGGCGATCGATGCGCGAACGCTGGTGGTTGATGAAGCCGAGATCGACCAGCTTCTTCAGATTGTAGGACACGTTCGAGCCGAGATAGTAGCCACGCGAGCGCAGTTCGCCGGCGGTCAGTTCGGAGTTGCCGATGTTGAACAGCAGCAGCGCCTGGATGGCGTTGATGTCGGAACGGCCGTTGCGGTCGAATTCGTCCTTGATCACATCAAGCAGGCGGCGGTGCAGCCGCTCAACAAGCTGCAGCGATTCCATGTACAGGGAACGGATAGCCTCGCGGCGATCGTCGGATACGTTGGCGGTCTTCGCCGCCGGACGCGAATTGATCATTGTCTTTGCCTCTCGTTTGTCGCCTTGGTGATTTTTTGTTTTTCACCTTGATCGCGACACTATCGAATACTCATAAAATTCGACTTAAACGCTAGGGCTAACAAGAGCTTACCGGTAATAGGTTTCGGAAGAGGCTTAACGAACGGTCACCCGAGTAAGGATAATTAACCTAAAGGCTTAGGCGCCTCTCGCGGGGCCGGTTCGGGGCGATCACGAAGTCATCAATGCGCTCAACGGCTTAGTGCCGTACCGGGCGTTTCTGCAGCCAGATGACGACGCGAAAGACGATGTAGAGCAGCGCCACCGCCGCATGCGAGACGACAATCAGCAGCCGATGACCGAAAAGCTCGGGAAAGCCGGCATACATGACGGTCTCTGTGACCGCGCAAATGAACCAGATCACCGGCCCCCAGGAGGCCAGCATCCACAGTCCCGCCGCGGCAAAGGGGAAGAACACGGCGAGCATCACCGCCGCGACCTGCCAGTGCACCGGCATGAGGTCGAAGCGCCACAGCGAACCTGGATAGAAGCCGATCAGCTTGACCCAGTA harbors:
- a CDS encoding DUF6163 family protein → MSEVTSRRVVLQPSTVEVIFAWFQRVIAGYCLLFGILYWVKLIGFYPGSLWRFDLMPVHWQVAAVMLAVFFPFAAAGLWMLASWGPVIWFICAVTETVMYAGFPELFGHRLLIVVSHAAVALLYIVFRVVIWLQKRPVRH
- the ldtR gene encoding transcriptional regulator LdtR is translated as MINSRPAAKTANVSDDRREAIRSLYMESLQLVERLHRRLLDVIKDEFDRNGRSDINAIQALLLFNIGNSELTAGELRSRGYYLGSNVSYNLKKLVDLGFINHQRSRIDRRSVRVSLTPKGNEVADVVAGLYERHVGSIEQVGGINTDEFKQMNRALQRLDRFWNDTIAYRM